Proteins encoded together in one Epinephelus lanceolatus isolate andai-2023 chromosome 4, ASM4190304v1, whole genome shotgun sequence window:
- the gpr4 gene encoding G-protein coupled receptor 4, which produces MCNISFCNVESKVDQFFQPTLYIIVIVLGLPTNCMALWAAYMQVRQRNELGIYLINLSVADLLYITTLPLWIDYFLQRDDWIHGQTSCKLFGFIFYTNIYVSIAFLCCISLDRYLAVAYPLRFAKVRRIKTAILVSAMVWMIEIVANSAPLFHDELFQDRFNHTFCFEKYPMQDWVAGMNLYRTFLGFLAPWTAMLVAYRGILAAVRCNVSTERQEKAKIQRLALSLILIVLLCFGPYHVLLLVRSIMFLKKPCDCGSEESLFAAYHVSLALTSLNCVADPILYCFVNEGARHDVGRALSALLSAACKRGSSSSPSHADILNAGSVTMDTPLAAKKQPCVYADGTKTSSYKTELVALKEECLQMTILSRK; this is translated from the exons ATGTGCAACATCTCGTTCTGTAATGTGGAAAGTAAGGTGGACCAGTTCTTCCAGCCCACGCTCTACATCATAGTCATCGTTCTGGGGCTGCCCACTAACTGCATGGCCCTGTGGGCTGCCTACATGCAG GTACGGCAACGCAATGAGCTTGGCATCTACCTGATCAACCTGTCGGTTGCTGACCTCCTCTACATCACCACTCTTCCTCTGTGGATCGACTACTTCCTGCAACGCGATGACTGGATCCATGGTCAGACGAGCTGCAAGCTCTTTGGCTTCATCTTCTACACTAATATCTATGTCAGCATCGCCTTCCTCTGCTGTATATCACTGGACAGGTATTTGGCCGTGGCATATCCTCTGCGCTTCGCCAAGGTTCGACGAATCAAAACAG CTATCCTGGTCAGCGCCATGGTGTGGATGATTGAGATCGTAGCcaactctgctcctctcttccaTGATGAGCTCTTCCAGGATCGGTTCAACCACACCTTCTGCTTTGAGAAGTATCCCATGCAGGACTGGGTGGCAGGGATGAACCTCTACAGAACATTTCTGGGCTTCCTCGCACCATGGACAGCCATGCTTGTTGCCTACCGTGGGATCCTGGCAGCAGTGCGCTGCAACGTCTCAACAGAACGCCAGGAAAAGGCCAAAATTCAGCGTCTGGCATTGAGTCTGATCCTGATCGTTTTGCTCTGCTTTGGACCGTACCATGTCCTCCTCCTGGTGCGGAGTATCATGTTTCTAAAGAAGCCATGTGACTGCGGCTCAGAAGAGAGCTTGTTTGCAGCCTACCATGTATCGTTAGCGCTGACCAGCCTCAACTGCGTCGCCGACCCCATTTTGTACTGTTTCGTCAATGAGGGGGCTAGACACGATGTTGGCCGAGCTCTTTCAGCTTTACTCTCTGCAGCTTGCAAAAGaggctcctcttcctcaccatcACATGCTGACATACTCAATGCTGGTTCAGTGACTATGGACACACCACTAGCAGCAAAGAAGCAGCCTTGTGTGTACGCAGATGGAACCAAGACAAGCAGCTACAAGACAGAACTGGTGGCACTGAAGGAGGAGTGTCTACAGATGACCATCCTCAGTAGGAAGTGA